The following proteins are co-located in the Perognathus longimembris pacificus isolate PPM17 chromosome 25, ASM2315922v1, whole genome shotgun sequence genome:
- the Fabp6 gene encoding gastrotropin, whose protein sequence is MAFSGKFEMESEKNYDEFMKRLGLPSDVIEKGRNFKITTEVQQDGQDFTWSQYYSGGHIMTNKFTIGKECDMQTMGGKKFKATVQMEGNKVVADFPNYHQTSEVVGDKLVEISTIGSVTYERVSKRLA, encoded by the exons ATGGCCTTCAGTGGAAAGTTCGAGATGGAGAGTGAGAAGAACTACGACGAGTTCATGAAGCGCCTGG GTCTCCCCAGCGATGTGATCGAAAAGGGCCGCAACTTCAAGATCACCACGGAGGTGCAGCAGGACGGCCAGGACTTCACCTGGTCCCAGTACTACTCCGGGGGCCACATCATGACCAACAAGTTCACCATCGGCAAGGAGTGCGACATGCAGACCATGGGCGGCAAGAAGTTCAAG GCCACCGTGCAGATGGAGGGCAACAAGGTGGTGGCGGACTTCCCCAATTATCACCAGACCTCGGAGGTGGTGGGTGACAAGCTCGTGGAG ATTTCCACCATTGGAAGTGTGACCTATGAGCGAGTGAGCAAAAGGCTGGCCTGA